The following proteins come from a genomic window of Methanocella conradii HZ254:
- a CDS encoding TRAM domain-containing protein → MFESKGSNAPVSEGQTYDVKIEDTAKKGDGIARIEGFVIFVPGTKVGDQVKIQVETVKRNFAVAKVVT, encoded by the coding sequence ATGTTTGAGAGTAAGGGTTCAAATGCCCCGGTGAGCGAGGGGCAGACGTATGATGTGAAGATCGAGGACACCGCGAAGAAGGGAGATGGCATTGCCCGCATAGAGGGCTTCGTCATATTCGTGCCAGGCACAAAGGTAGGCGACCAGGTCAAGATTCAGGTAGAAACGGTTAAGAGAAATTTTGCCGTGGCCAAAGTCGTCACATAA